Proteins encoded by one window of Massilia sp. NR 4-1:
- a CDS encoding PilN domain-containing protein — protein sequence MRKPDQYLLPPSPVKPAAAVALAALLIGAAWLGEAAYGQRQDALELQRKVARAARLKERPPARPPDPAQAETGKHWRALQAERDFAWYPVFAAVENAVGDDIELMEFEPDKQDLQIVLRGFARDGEALQEFIRELGRQPALREVYLSHQKNALRAGVKVLNFEMKADIRLPQRPGAS from the coding sequence ATGAGGAAGCCGGACCAGTACCTGCTGCCGCCATCGCCGGTCAAGCCGGCCGCCGCCGTCGCCTTGGCCGCGCTGCTGATCGGCGCCGCCTGGCTGGGGGAGGCCGCCTATGGCCAGCGGCAGGATGCGCTGGAGCTGCAACGCAAGGTGGCGCGCGCGGCGCGGCTGAAGGAGAGGCCGCCGGCCCGGCCTCCCGATCCGGCCCAGGCGGAAACCGGCAAGCACTGGCGCGCCTTGCAGGCGGAACGCGATTTTGCCTGGTATCCCGTGTTCGCCGCGGTCGAGAATGCGGTCGGCGACGATATCGAGTTGATGGAATTCGAGCCGGACAAGCAGGATTTGCAGATCGTGCTGCGCGGCTTTGCCCGCGATGGCGAGGCCTTGCAGGAATTCATCCGGGAATTGGGCCGCCAGCCGGCACTGCGGGAGGTCTACCTTTCACATCAAAAGAATGCGCTGCGTGCCGGCGTCAAGGTGCTGAATTTCGAGATGAAGGCCGACATCCGCCTGCCGCAGCGGCCCGGCGCCAGCTGA